The Scomber japonicus isolate fScoJap1 chromosome 13, fScoJap1.pri, whole genome shotgun sequence genome includes a window with the following:
- the LOC128371914 gene encoding charged multivesicular body protein 1b, with product MPAMEKHLFNLKFAAKELQRNSKKCDKEEKVEKAKVKKAIQKGNMEVARIHAENAIRQKNQSVNFLRMSARVDAVAARVQTAVTMNQVTKSMAGVVKGMDATLKTMNLEKISSLMDKFEHQFETLDVQTAQMEDTMSSTTTLTTPQNQVDSLMHEMADEAGLDLNMELPQGQTGSVGTSVASAEQDELSQRLAKLRDQM from the exons ATGCCAGCCATGGAAA AACATCTCTTCAATTTAAAGTTTGCTGCCAAAGAACTACAAAGAAACTCCAAGAAATGtgacaaagaggaaaaagtagAGAAGGCTAAAGTCAAGAAA GCCATCCAGAAGGGGAACATGGAAGTGGCAAGGATCCACGCTGAGAACGCCATCAGACAGAAGAACCAGTCAGTTAACTTCCTGAGGATGAGTGCTCGGGTAGATGCAGTGGCAGCGAGGGTCCAAACTGCAGTTACGATGAACCAG GTCACAAAATCAATGGCTGGAGTGGTGAAAGGCATGGATGCCACTCTGAAGACTATGAATCTGGAAAAG ATTTCTTCTCTCATGGACAAATTTGAGCACCAGTTTGAAACTCTGGATGTTCAGACAGCCCAGATGGAAGACACCATGAGCAGCACAACAACACTCACAACACCACAG AATCAAGTGGACTCGTTGATGCATGAAATGGCTGATGAAGCAGG GTTGGACCTGAACATGGAGCTCCCTCAGGGACAGACGGGATCAGTGGGTACAAGCGTGGCTTCAGCAGAACAG GACGAACTTTCTCAAAGGCTTGCCAAACTCAGAGATCAGATGTAA